The Streptomonospora litoralis genome window below encodes:
- a CDS encoding M50 family metallopeptidase → MEATTFGDVWQEAFSVQTPPPTWLVIAVGVAALIVVVVRGPWRVARNVVTIAHEGGHAVVALLSGRQLTGIRLHSDTSGVTVSRGKPRGPGMILTVAAGYITPSIVGLLAILLLVNNRITALLWMSILVLAAMLLLIRNVYGVVSVVGTGAVVFLVSWFTPAEIQAAFAYFFTWFLLLAGIRPVFELQAQRSRQPSPQSDADQLHRLTGLPGVVWVLFFGVVNVAVTATGIWLLMF, encoded by the coding sequence ATGGAAGCGACTACGTTCGGGGACGTCTGGCAGGAGGCGTTCTCGGTCCAGACACCGCCCCCCACCTGGCTCGTCATCGCCGTGGGGGTCGCCGCGCTGATCGTGGTCGTCGTCCGCGGCCCCTGGCGCGTCGCCCGCAACGTCGTCACCATCGCCCACGAAGGCGGGCACGCCGTCGTGGCGCTGCTCAGCGGCCGCCAGCTCACCGGCATCCGGCTGCACTCCGACACCTCGGGAGTGACGGTCTCCCGCGGCAAGCCGCGCGGGCCGGGAATGATCCTGACCGTCGCCGCGGGCTACATCACACCCTCGATCGTGGGCCTGCTGGCCATCCTGCTCCTGGTGAACAACCGCATCACGGCGCTGCTGTGGATGAGCATCCTGGTGCTGGCGGCGATGCTGCTGCTGATCCGCAACGTCTACGGCGTGGTCTCGGTGGTGGGTACCGGAGCCGTGGTTTTCCTCGTCTCCTGGTTCACCCCGGCCGAGATACAGGCCGCGTTCGCCTACTTCTTCACCTGGTTCCTGCTCCTGGCGGGGATCCGCCCGGTGTTCGAGCTGCAGGCGCAGCGCAGCCGCCAGCCGTCGCCGCAGTCCGACGCCGACCAGCTGCACCGGTTGACGGGACTCCCGGGCGTCGTGTGGGTGCTGTTCTTCGGGGTGGTGAACGTCGCGGTGACTGCGACGGGTATCTGGCTGCTGATGTTCTGA
- a CDS encoding 1,2-phenylacetyl-CoA epoxidase subunit PaaC produces the protein MNERGASAAAADTAATAYVLRLGDDALVAGHRLAETESSGLWRQACGTDAHDAAYEAARIARGLLRLAGSLLGCAGRMEEQLTGVLRTEEDLIRGRGADQYLNVRLVESPNTDLAHTVVRQLLFSTYALELYTALADSADESLGAIARTAVRELPFHRDHAVRWMLRLAAAEEDRRRLDTALGEVWPCTGELFLSDEVSRTAAEAGIGVDPQDLRPAWEAAVGGVLRETRLARPAPVPRVGSMEMCGRAGVHSEPFARTLADIRRDRAPG, from the coding sequence ATGAACGAAAGAGGGGCCTCGGCCGCCGCCGCGGACACCGCCGCGACGGCGTACGTGCTGCGGCTGGGCGACGACGCGCTGGTGGCCGGACACCGGTTGGCCGAGACCGAAAGCAGCGGACTGTGGCGTCAGGCGTGCGGCACCGACGCCCACGACGCCGCATACGAGGCCGCCCGCATCGCACGCGGCCTGCTGCGCCTGGCCGGCTCCCTGCTGGGCTGCGCCGGCCGTATGGAGGAGCAGCTCACCGGCGTGCTGCGGACCGAGGAAGACCTCATCCGCGGCCGCGGCGCCGACCAGTACCTCAACGTGCGGCTGGTGGAGTCGCCCAACACCGATCTCGCGCACACCGTCGTCCGCCAACTGCTGTTCTCCACCTACGCGCTGGAGCTCTACACCGCCCTCGCCGACTCGGCCGACGAGTCGCTGGGCGCCATCGCCCGGACCGCGGTGCGTGAGCTGCCCTTCCACCGCGACCACGCCGTGCGCTGGATGCTGCGGCTGGCGGCCGCCGAGGAGGATCGGCGGCGGCTCGACACGGCGCTGGGAGAAGTGTGGCCGTGCACCGGCGAACTGTTCCTGTCCGACGAGGTCTCGCGCACCGCCGCCGAAGCCGGTATCGGGGTCGATCCCCAGGATCTGCGCCCCGCCTGGGAGGCCGCCGTCGGCGGTGTCCTGCGCGAGACCCGGCTGGCCCGGCCCGCCCCGGTGCCGCGTGTCGGCTCGATGGAGATGTGCGGCCGCGCCGGCGTGCACTCCGAGCCGTTCGCCCGCACCTTGGCCGACATCCGCCGCGACCGCGCCCCCGGCTGA
- a CDS encoding glycine/sarcosine N-methyltransferase: MRSRTIKGQDQQHFGDDPLAVRDTDHYKAEYVTGFVDKWDELIDWKRRWASEGNFFVEQLKARGVEKVLDVATGTGFHSVRLLEEDFETVSADGSAEMLAKAFANGQSYGGHILRVVQADWRYLNRDVHGTYDAIICLGNSFTHLFSERDRRKALAEFYAMLKHDGVLILDQRNYDALLDGQYGNSHTYYYCGEEVSAEPDHVDEGLARFVYRFPDKSQYYLNMFPLRKNYVRRLMREVGFQRVDTYGDFQETYQADEPDFFIHIAEKAYRADDELAEGYSSAVQTARDYYNSSDADTFYHTIWGGTDIHVGLYESDQDDIGEASVRTVERMAGKVDTITPDTKIIDIGAGYGGSARYLARTYGCHVTCLNLSEVENERNREKNRAEGLEHLIDVIDGSFEDVPVQDNGFDVVWSQDAFLHSGDRIRVMEEVARIIRPGGHFVFTDPMATDNADREALKPILKRLHLDTMGTPGFYDREAARLSLRKVEFDDLSQQLPNHYGRVLAETERREPELSGEISQEYLEHMKTGLRNWVNGGRSGSLAWGILHYRA, from the coding sequence GTGAGGAGTCGAACAATTAAAGGACAGGATCAGCAGCATTTTGGTGACGACCCGCTGGCCGTTCGCGACACCGACCACTACAAAGCCGAGTACGTGACGGGGTTCGTCGACAAGTGGGACGAGCTGATCGACTGGAAGCGTCGGTGGGCCAGCGAAGGCAACTTCTTCGTCGAGCAGCTCAAGGCCCGCGGGGTCGAGAAGGTCCTCGACGTGGCCACCGGCACCGGCTTCCACTCCGTCCGCCTGCTCGAAGAGGACTTCGAGACCGTCAGTGCCGACGGCAGTGCGGAGATGCTGGCCAAGGCGTTCGCCAACGGCCAGAGCTACGGCGGCCACATCCTGCGCGTCGTGCAAGCCGATTGGCGCTACCTCAACAGGGACGTCCACGGCACCTACGACGCCATCATCTGCCTGGGCAACTCGTTCACGCACCTCTTCTCGGAGCGTGACCGCCGCAAGGCGCTGGCCGAGTTCTATGCGATGCTCAAGCACGACGGCGTGCTCATCCTCGACCAGCGCAACTACGACGCCCTGCTCGACGGGCAGTACGGGAACAGCCACACCTACTACTACTGCGGCGAAGAGGTCTCGGCCGAGCCGGACCACGTGGACGAGGGCCTGGCGCGCTTCGTCTACCGCTTCCCCGACAAGTCGCAGTACTACCTCAACATGTTCCCGCTGCGGAAGAACTACGTGCGGCGGCTGATGCGCGAGGTGGGCTTCCAGCGGGTCGACACCTACGGCGACTTCCAGGAGACCTACCAGGCCGACGAGCCGGACTTCTTCATCCACATCGCGGAGAAGGCCTACCGCGCCGACGACGAGCTGGCCGAGGGCTACTCGTCGGCGGTGCAGACGGCGCGGGACTACTACAACTCGTCCGACGCCGACACCTTCTACCACACGATCTGGGGCGGAACCGACATCCACGTCGGCCTCTACGAGTCCGACCAGGACGACATCGGCGAGGCCAGCGTGCGCACCGTCGAGCGGATGGCCGGCAAGGTCGACACCATCACCCCCGACACCAAGATCATCGACATCGGCGCCGGCTACGGGGGCTCCGCCCGGTACCTGGCCCGCACCTACGGCTGCCACGTGACCTGCCTCAACCTGAGCGAGGTGGAGAACGAGCGCAACCGGGAGAAGAACCGCGCCGAGGGCCTGGAGCACCTCATCGACGTGATCGACGGTTCGTTCGAGGACGTCCCGGTCCAGGACAACGGCTTCGACGTCGTCTGGTCCCAGGACGCCTTCCTGCACAGCGGGGACCGCATCCGCGTCATGGAGGAGGTCGCCCGGATCATCCGGCCCGGCGGCCACTTCGTCTTCACCGACCCCATGGCCACGGACAACGCCGACCGGGAGGCGCTCAAGCCCATCCTCAAGCGGCTGCACCTGGACACCATGGGTACGCCCGGGTTCTACGACCGGGAAGCCGCACGGCTGAGCCTGCGCAAGGTCGAGTTCGACGACCTCAGTCAACAGCTGCCCAACCACTACGGCCGCGTGCTCGCCGAGACCGAGCGCCGCGAGCCGGAGCTGAGCGGCGAGATCAGCCAGGAGTACCTGGAGCACATGAAGACCGGGCTGCGCAACTGGGTCAACGGCGGCCGGTCCGGCTCTCTCGCCTGGGGGATCCTGCACTACCGCGCCTGA
- a CDS encoding STAS domain-containing protein — protein MASLKITRRDRDDCVVLAPSGEIDMAAEDQFHRAVLAAVDDRPQGRLVLDFSRLVFIDSSGLRVLIQAHKATKAAGGSLAIAAASERIARILHVTAIDTRVAVFPTVEAALAAAQESSSAG, from the coding sequence ATGGCCTCGCTGAAGATCACCCGCCGCGACCGCGACGACTGCGTCGTGCTCGCGCCCAGCGGCGAAATCGACATGGCCGCTGAGGACCAGTTCCACCGTGCGGTACTCGCGGCGGTCGACGACCGCCCGCAGGGGCGCCTCGTCCTCGACTTCTCCCGCCTGGTCTTCATCGACTCCAGCGGACTGCGGGTCCTCATCCAGGCGCACAAGGCCACCAAGGCCGCCGGTGGAAGCCTCGCCATCGCGGCCGCCTCCGAGCGGATCGCCCGCATTCTGCACGTGACCGCCATCGACACCCGCGTGGCCGTCTTCCCCACCGTCGAGGCGGCGCTCGCGGCCGCCCAGGAGAGCTCCAGCGCGGGCTGA
- a CDS encoding universal stress protein has translation MDGTSQKLWVVVGVDGSDSSRYALEWSANQAATRGRGLTIVTAVGPPDAAGAFREIVPRGGEQETDDRLRDAQALLEYAQDWILRLFPELSVRTRMPTARAADALLDEAKQPDTSAVVVGSRGLGGLASAFVGSVGIELAAHSPVPVVVLPKKHESAHGVKGRIVAGVDGSESSRRAVEFAFAQAAWTESELVAVCAWQPMAAFVSAMGPVPPEAFDDEAVEATARRTAEAELEEMREQHPNVSVDLRTVRAHPVVAILDEATPADLVVVGTRGRGGFRGLLLGSVSQSVLHGAHGPVAVVR, from the coding sequence ATGGACGGCACGTCGCAGAAGCTGTGGGTGGTCGTAGGCGTCGACGGCTCCGACTCCAGCCGCTACGCGCTGGAGTGGTCGGCCAACCAGGCGGCGACGCGCGGGCGCGGTCTGACCATCGTCACCGCTGTGGGGCCGCCCGACGCCGCGGGTGCCTTCCGCGAGATCGTGCCGCGCGGCGGCGAGCAGGAGACCGACGACCGCCTGCGCGACGCCCAGGCGCTGCTGGAGTACGCCCAGGACTGGATCCTGCGGCTGTTCCCCGAGCTTTCGGTGCGCACCCGCATGCCCACCGCGCGCGCCGCCGATGCGCTGCTGGACGAGGCCAAGCAGCCCGACACCTCCGCGGTGGTCGTCGGATCGCGGGGGCTGGGCGGACTGGCGTCGGCGTTCGTGGGCTCGGTGGGCATCGAGCTGGCCGCGCACTCCCCGGTGCCGGTTGTGGTGCTGCCGAAGAAGCACGAGTCCGCGCACGGGGTCAAGGGCCGCATCGTCGCCGGTGTGGACGGCTCGGAGTCCAGCCGCCGGGCGGTGGAGTTCGCCTTCGCCCAGGCTGCCTGGACCGAGAGCGAACTGGTGGCCGTGTGCGCATGGCAGCCCATGGCCGCGTTCGTGTCGGCGATGGGGCCGGTGCCGCCCGAAGCCTTCGACGACGAGGCCGTGGAGGCCACGGCCCGGCGCACCGCCGAGGCCGAACTGGAGGAGATGCGCGAGCAGCACCCGAACGTCTCCGTCGACCTGCGTACGGTGCGTGCGCACCCGGTGGTGGCGATCCTGGACGAGGCCACGCCCGCCGACCTGGTCGTGGTCGGCACCCGGGGGCGCGGCGGGTTCCGGGGCCTGCTGCTGGGATCGGTCAGCCAGTCCGTCCTGCACGGCGCGCACGGACCGGTGGCGGTGGTGCGCTGA
- a CDS encoding aminotransferase class I/II-fold pyridoxal phosphate-dependent enzyme translates to MGITGRRSNEIADSAERAIADGELRAGAALPPIRDLAGELGVNPNTVAAAYRMLRERGLVETAGRRGTHVRPHPLGAPRESEPGTVPPGVRDAATGNPDPRLLPDLSGALAAVAGHRSGRHALYGDPPLLPRIAHTAREIFEADGVPAERLAATSGALDAIDRVLRSSLRPGDSAVVEDPGWSSTLNLLTALGIRPVPAAIDDEGMLPDALAAALRSGARAVVVTDRAQNPFGSALSPQRAAALRAVLSDHPDVLTVDDDHGFGFVSAPFRSLVGATRRWALVRSVAKTYGPDLRLALLTGDAVTVERVRAQQQAGPGWVSTVLQEAFSELWRTGAVDWARTARSYDERREALVARLADHGVGGRGRSGVNVWVPVEDEAATVTALHARGWAVAPGRRFRLESGPGIRVTISAVDAAELSGLAADIAAATQAGGPPV, encoded by the coding sequence ATGGGCATCACCGGACGCCGATCCAACGAGATCGCCGACAGCGCCGAGCGAGCGATCGCCGACGGCGAACTCCGCGCCGGTGCCGCGCTCCCTCCGATCCGCGATCTCGCCGGCGAACTGGGTGTGAATCCGAACACAGTCGCGGCCGCCTACCGCATGCTGCGCGAGCGCGGACTGGTGGAGACCGCCGGCCGCAGGGGCACGCACGTGCGCCCGCACCCGCTCGGCGCCCCGCGGGAGAGCGAGCCGGGGACCGTGCCGCCGGGCGTCCGCGACGCCGCGACCGGCAACCCCGATCCGCGCCTGCTCCCCGACCTCTCCGGCGCTCTGGCCGCGGTCGCCGGGCACCGCTCGGGCCGCCACGCCCTGTACGGCGACCCGCCGCTGCTCCCGCGGATCGCGCACACGGCCCGCGAGATCTTCGAAGCCGACGGCGTGCCCGCGGAGCGCCTCGCGGCCACCTCAGGAGCACTCGACGCCATCGACCGGGTGCTGCGCTCCTCGCTGCGGCCCGGCGACAGCGCCGTCGTGGAGGACCCCGGGTGGTCGAGCACGCTGAACCTGCTGACCGCGCTGGGCATCCGGCCGGTGCCCGCGGCGATCGACGACGAGGGGATGCTGCCCGACGCGTTGGCGGCCGCGCTGCGCAGCGGCGCCCGCGCGGTGGTGGTCACCGACCGCGCGCAGAACCCCTTCGGCTCGGCGCTGAGCCCGCAGCGAGCGGCGGCGCTGCGCGCGGTGCTCTCCGATCATCCCGACGTGCTCACCGTCGACGACGACCACGGCTTCGGGTTCGTCAGCGCGCCCTTTCGCAGCCTGGTCGGCGCAACCCGGCGGTGGGCACTGGTGCGGTCGGTGGCCAAGACCTACGGGCCGGACCTGCGCCTGGCCCTGCTCACGGGCGACGCGGTGACCGTCGAGCGGGTGCGGGCACAGCAGCAGGCCGGTCCGGGCTGGGTCAGCACCGTGCTGCAGGAGGCGTTCTCTGAGCTGTGGCGCACCGGCGCCGTCGACTGGGCGCGCACCGCCCGCTCCTACGACGAGCGGCGCGAAGCGCTCGTCGCCCGCCTGGCCGACCACGGCGTCGGCGGCCGGGGCCGCAGCGGCGTCAACGTGTGGGTCCCGGTCGAGGACGAGGCCGCCACGGTGACCGCCCTGCACGCGCGCGGCTGGGCGGTGGCGCCCGGCCGGCGCTTCCGCCTGGAGTCCGGGCCGGGGATCAGGGTGACGATCTCGGCTGTGGACGCCGCCGAGCTGTCCGGGCTCGCCGCGGACATCGCGGCCGCCACCCAGGCGGGCGGGCCTCCCGTATAG
- a CDS encoding DUF6069 family protein has protein sequence MSEYGSERRVNAGRLWSGGLATAVVAALIILVGALVVRGVLGIPVLAPEEAGYAGDAGTAAYAVVAGIAALVATALLHLLLVSAPRATTFFGWIVGLATIVAAVSPFTQEAALPSQLATAVINTVTGIAIVSLLSSVGATAVRRRRPSVERDVPESAEFDDSGYSSGYRDALGESPARRYDGRHRGNDPYDPARARDSSRE, from the coding sequence ATGAGCGAATATGGCAGCGAGCGGCGGGTCAACGCAGGCAGGTTATGGTCGGGCGGCCTCGCCACGGCCGTGGTCGCGGCACTGATCATCCTGGTCGGCGCACTGGTGGTGCGGGGAGTGCTGGGCATCCCGGTACTCGCTCCGGAGGAGGCGGGCTACGCCGGCGACGCCGGAACCGCCGCCTATGCGGTCGTGGCAGGGATCGCCGCGCTGGTGGCGACCGCGCTGCTGCACCTGCTGCTGGTCAGCGCGCCGCGGGCGACGACGTTCTTCGGCTGGATCGTCGGGCTGGCCACGATCGTCGCGGCCGTGAGCCCGTTCACCCAGGAGGCGGCGCTACCCAGCCAACTGGCCACCGCCGTCATCAACACCGTGACCGGAATCGCGATCGTCTCGCTGCTGAGCAGCGTGGGAGCCACGGCGGTGCGGCGCCGGCGCCCTTCGGTCGAGCGCGACGTGCCCGAGAGCGCCGAGTTCGACGACTCCGGCTACTCCAGCGGCTACCGCGACGCCCTGGGCGAGTCCCCGGCGCGCCGCTACGACGGCCGCCACCGCGGAAACGATCCCTACGATCCCGCTCGGGCCCGCGACTCGTCCCGCGAATGA